The following proteins come from a genomic window of Oxyura jamaicensis isolate SHBP4307 breed ruddy duck chromosome 12, BPBGC_Ojam_1.0, whole genome shotgun sequence:
- the SSUH2 gene encoding protein SSUH2 homolog isoform X3: MEQGVKADRAKPVAPPLGLPGELGQQRISPPFPQPRPLERAQSSNLLVLVPRSVPPLTEAAARRALLRFVAARRCYGSRAAAELVIRELRPRVTYRYRLETFSESRLSEWAFEPFTKLGASRPPGDTPPDLWDVEVGVPPLFQGQTRRCRVPRSALVRECHRCHGRGRSQCGACHGSGRARCVTCRGSRRRLKQQKRCQPCSGTGRSRCSACSGRGSKTCTTCQGEKKLRHFRQLVITWRNNVFEFVSEHHPNFPGELLSKVSGENIFKDENVVVYPIVDFPEPAISWASRRAIAEHSAAFASSSRILRQRQTVERIPITEVHYQYSGKPYLYYIYGLENKVYALDYPERCCCGCTIV; encoded by the exons ATGGAACAAGGTGTGAAAGCAGACA GAGCCAAGCCAGTGGCACCACCTCTGGGCCTGCCGGGCGAGCTCGGGCAGCAGCGGATCAGCCCCCCCTTCCCGCAGCCCAG GCCTTTAGAGCGAGCGCAGAGCAGCAACCTCTTGGTGCTGGTTCCTCGCAGCGTCCCCCCGCTGACGGAGGCGGCGGCCAGGAGAGCCCTGCTGCGCTTCGTGGCTGCCAGGCGCTGCTACGGGAGCAGAGCGGCGGCGGAGCTGGTCATCCGGGAGCTGCGCCCGCGCGTCACCTACCGG tATCGACTGGAGACTTTCAGTGAATCGCGGTTAAGCGAGTGGGCATTTGAGCCCTTCACCA AGCTTGGAGCATCCAGaccccctggggacacccccccAGACCTCTGGGACGTGGAGGTCGGGGTCCCCCCGCTCTTCCAGGGCCAGACACGGCGCTGCCGGGTGCCTCGCTCCGCGCTGGTCAGG GAGTGTCACAGATGCCACGGCCGTGGCCGATCGCAGTGCGGCGCGTGCCACGGTTCGGGCCGG GCGAGGTGCGTGACGTGCAGGGGGTCCCGGCGGAGgctgaagcagcagaagaggtgccagccctgctccggCACGGGCCGCAGCAG GTGCAGTGCCTGCTCCGGCCGGGGCAGCAAGACGTGCACGACGTgccagggagagaaaaagctcCGGCACTTCAGGCAGCTGGTGATAACCTG GAGGAACAACGtttttgaatttgtttctgaGCATCACCCGAACTTCCCAGGGGAGCTGCTCAGCAAAGTCAGCGGcgagaatattttcaaagatgaaaacGTGGTG GTGTACCCCATCGTCGACTTCCCTGAGCCCGCCATCTCCTGGGCCTCGCGGCGCGCCATCGCCGAGCACAGCGCGGCGTTTGCCAGCTCCTCCCGCATCCTGCGGCAG CGTCAAACCGTCGAGCGAATCCCCATCACAGAAGTGCACTACCAGTACTCGGGGAAGCCTTACCTTTATTACATCTATGGGCTCGAAAACAAGGTGTACGCGCTGGACTACCCTGAgaggtgctgctgtggctgcaccATCGTCTGA